The nucleotide window ATCTTATGAACTGGAATTTTGATTTTGAACCAAATAGCCAAACTGTTGTAATTTATAATAACGACACTACAATAGATGCAACATGGACAACGTCTCAATCTAATGATGGTGTAATCCTCACATTTTCTAATGTGGCAGGACCAAATATTCAAGCAATAAACGGAGAGTGGTTGGTTGTAGAATGTGAAGAAGATCGTTTACAGTTGCACAGTGGAGATGATATTTTAGTTCTTGAGAGAACATGTAATTAACATATAAACGAACCGCTTAGTTAGTAATTTTAGTAAGTTTAAGTTGATGAAGGGAGTTGCCAACCGCTAGGCAGCTCTTTTCTTTTGTGCTATTCTTAAATACATAAGTGCATAATTATAAATATCCCATTCGTTTATCTCTTGTAAATTCTTAAATTTGCAACTTCTAAAAGAGATAAAGATTATGTTCAATAATTTAAGTGATAAGTTAGATAAAGCGTTACACGTATTAAAAGGACATGGAAGCATTACCGAAGTTAATGTTGCCGAGACTTTAAAAGAAGTAAGACGTGCGCTTTTAGATGCCGATGTTAACTTTAAAATAGCTAAGGAATTTACCAATAAGGTTAAAGAAAAAGCACTTGGCCAAAATGTATTAACGACACTTCAACCAGGCCAATTAATGGTTAAAATCGTTAAAGACGAATTAACCGAACTTATGGGAGGCGATGCAGAAGGTATTAACCTTTCTGGCAACCCGAGTGTAATTTTAATGTCTGGTTTACAAGGTTCTGGTAAAACGACGTTTTCTGGTAAGCTTGCTAACTATCTTAAAAATAAAAAAACAAAGAAGCCTTTATTAGTTGCCTGTGATGTTTACCGTCCAGCAGCGATAGATCAGCTTCATGTCGTTGGAGATCAAATCAACGTTGAGGTTTATAGTGACAAAGGAAATAGTGATCCGGTTGCTATTGCACAAGCAGGTATAGCTCATGCAAAAGCTAACGGTCACAATGTTGTAATAATAGATACCGCAGGTCGTTTGGCGGTTGATGAAGCAATGATGACTGAGATTTCTAACATTCATAAAGCTATTCAACCACAAGAAACCTTGTTTGTGGTAGACTCTATGACAGGTCAAGATGCTGTAAATACAGCAAAGGCCTTCAATGATATTTTAAATTTTGATGGTGTTATCCTTACCAAGTTAGATGGTGATACACGTGGTGGTGCGGCAATATCAATTAAGTCGGTTGTAAACAAACCAATTAAGTTTATTGGTACAGGTGAGAAGATGGAAGCTATTGATGTCTTCTATCCTTCGCGTATGGCAGACAGAATTCTTGGAATGGGAGACGTTGTATCTCTTGTAGAGCGTGCCCAAGAACAATTTGATGAAGAGGAGGCACGCAAACTTCAAAAGAAAATTGCTAAAAACCAGTTTGGGTTTGATGATTTCTTAAAACAGATTCAGCAAATCAAAAAAATGGGTAACATGAAAGACTTAATTGGCATGATACCAGGAGCTGGAAAAATGATGAAAGATATAGACATTGATGATGATGCTTTTAAAGGTATTGAAGCCATTATTCATTCTATGACACCTGCAGAACGTGCTAATCCTTCAATTATAAATTCAAGTAGAAAGAAGAGAATTGGCAAAGGATCGGGAACCTCAGTACAAGAAGTAAACCAGCTCTTAAAGCAATTTACGCAAATGAGTAAAATGATGAAGATGATGCAAGGTGGTGGCGGAAAACGCATGATGCAGATGATGAAAAATATGCCGAGATAGTTAGCGGTAAACAGTATAAAGTAAGCAGTCACTTCGAGCGTAGTCGAGAAGTTATAAATATATTTTCAATTAGCTTTTGCGCCTTCGCGTCTTAGCGAGAAAACAATAAAAAATGACCATACTAGACGGAAGAAAAACCAGTAACGACATTAAAAACGAAATAAAAGCCGAAGTTGATAAAATGAAGGCTAATGGCGAAAAGGTGCCTCACCTTGCCGCAGTAATTGTTGGCAATGATGGTGCAAGTTTAACCTATGTAGGAAGTAAAGTTAGAGCTTGCGAGCGTGTTGGTTTTGAATCTACGATGGTCCGTTTACCAAATACTACAAGCGAAATAGAACTTCTAGATACTATTGAAGATCTTAATAACAATGATGACATAGACGGTTTTATCATTCAATTACCATTACCACCGCAGATTAATACGCGCAAAGTGTTAATGGCAGTAAATCCCGATAAGGATGTTGATGGTTTTCATCCAACCAACTTCGGAAAAATGGCGTTGGATATGTCTACCTTTATACCAGCAACACCATTTGGAATTTTAGAGCTCTTAGATCGTTATGGTGTGGAGACTAAAGGAAAACATACGGTTGTTATAGGTCGTTCGCACATTGTAGGTCGCCCTATGAGTATATTAATGGGAAGAAAAGGATTTCCAGGAAACTCAACGGTAACACTAACCCATAGCCATACCAAAAACATAACTCAAATAACATCACAAGCTGATATTATTATTTCAGCATTGGGTATTCCACAGTTTTTAAAAGCCGAGATGGTAAAGGATGATGCAGTTATAGTAGATGTAGGTATTACACGTGTCCCAGACGAATCTGAAAAAGGCTACTACATAACGGGAGATGTAGATTTTGAAAATGTTAGTAAAAAGGCAAGTTTTATAACACCTGTGCCAGGTGGTGTAGGACCTATGACCATTGCTATGCTCCTTAAAAATACATTGTTGGCTAGAGAACAGCATAGGCAAAAGTAATAACGTCTTAAAAATTCAAAGTAATTTCTTAACTTTAGAAGAAACAAATTTTTTAAAAAAGTCCCAATGTTTTTATTGCTTAAAGACGTATCTGCTGGCTCTTTGCAACACTTATTACCTATTGGCATTGGTATTGTTTTTTGCATTAGTGTTATTTTGTTTGCTAAACGTCGGTTAAATTTTAAAAACCGAAGCCTCCTTTTCAAAGGTCTAGGTGTTTTTGTAGCAGGCACGATTCTATTAAATCATGCGTTTCTAATAATTATTGGCGACTACGATTACCGCAACGATTTACCGCTTTGGATTTGTAGTTTTGCAGGTTTGTTAGTGCCTTTCTTTACGTTTACTCGGAAATTTTGGATGTTTGAAATACTATTGTTTTGGACCCTAGGTGGTTCTATACAAGGTGTTATAACCCCTAATATTTCTGAAGGCTTTCCGTCTTTTGAATATTTTAGGTATTGGATAACACATATTTTTATGTTTTCAATTGTATTCTATAGTATCGTTATTTTTAAAATGTGGCCCAATTTTAAAAGTCCTCTAAAATCTATTGTAGCACTGCAAATATACGTGGCACTTATATTTTTACTTAACATCGTATTAAAAACAAACTTTTTCTTTTTAAATGCAAAACCAGACTTTCCTTCATTGTTAGATTATATTGCTGACTGGCCGTATTATATATTTATAATACAACTCATAATCATCCCTTATTTTTTGCTTTTATATTTGCCTTTCTATCTCCTAAAGAAAAGACGAAGAAAAAAAATTACGTTGCAAACAACTGACTCATATCCCTAAATGCTTTAAACTCTAAGGCATTTCCTGAAGGGTCTTTAAAAAACATTGTGGCTTGTTCACCTACTTGTCCTTCAAAACGTATATAAGGTTCAATAATAAATTTAATGTTTTTGCTTTTTAGTAATTCTGCAAAATCCTGAAAGGCTTGCCACTGTAAGACCACACCAAAATGTGGCACAGGTACATCTTTACCATCTACAGAATTAGTATGTGCGTCCTCCTTGGTTTTTGGTTTCAGATGGATCACTAATTGATGTCCAAAAAAGTTGTAATCTACCCAATGGTCGCTACTTCTGCCTTCTTCAAAATTAAGGATATTGGTGTAGAAATTTCTACATTCTGCAAGGTCGTCTACCGGAATTGCAAGATGAAATGGAGATAATGCCATAATTAAATATTAGTTTTTTCTGGTTCGACGTTGGTTTGGTTGAAACGTTTTCTTAGAGTCGCTTATTAATTCACTCAAAGTTTTAAACTCTTCTTTAGTAAGTTCTCGATATTTTCCTATTGGTATATCGAGTTTAATATTCATTATTCTAACCCGTTTTAAGGTTTGTACTTCGTAGTTTAAGTACTCGCACATTCTACGTATTTGTCGGTTTAAGCCTTGAGTTAGTATGATACTAAAGGTGTGTTTATCTATTTTTTTAACAACACATTTTTTGGTGCGCTGCTTAAGTTCTTCAATATAGATACCGCCTGCCATACGTTGAATAAATGTTTGCGAAATAGGCTTATCTACGGCTACAATATACTCTTTTTCGTGATTGTTGCTAGCACGTAGAATTTTATTAACGATATCACCATCGTCTGTAAGCAAAATCAATCCTTCACTCGGTTTGTCTAATCGACCAATAGGAAAGATGCGTTTTGGGTAGTTGATGTAGTCTATAATATTATCTTTTTCAACACGTGTATCTGTAGTACACACAATACCAACAGGCTTGTTAAATGCTAAATAGACGAAGTCTTGTTTGCGTTGACCAATAACGTCTCCATCTACTTTTACCACATCGTCAGGTGCAACTTTAGTTCCCATTTCTGGTACAACATCATTAATCGTTACTCTGCCAGCATCAATTAATCGATCGGCTTCACGACGTGAGCAATAACCTGCTTCGCTGAGGTATTTGTTAAGGCGTTTTAAATCATTAGACATGTGGCAAAAATACAATAAAGTCTTTTAGGATTTAGGTAATAATAATGTCATTTCGTCAAAAACGACGCTGTCTAAGTGTCCCATTTTAGTTTCGTCTTTGGTGATAAGATGCATGTGTAAAAAAGAATCATGATGGGTGAAAACACCTTGGTGTTCAGTTGAGAAGAAACCAATGATTTCAACACTCTCATTATCTAATTCATAGTTGGTCTGGCCTTGATGTGCTTCTTTTGGAGAAGATACTTTAGTACCTTCAGGCAAATTTTGAATATGAATTGTAGCTTTAGAAATATCACCTTCTAGTTTAAAAGCGAAAGGCCTTTTTTTGTCTTTTGTTTTACTATCGATAAACGTTTCTAAATCTTTAATAGATTTTAAAGTGCTAGGCAATCTAATTTTATTCCATTCATTAACGTGTGCATACACAAAAAATGGTGCTTCGGCATCAGGTATTTTTTTAACAGTCATTGTAGTGTCTGTAAGTACCTTCGACACATAAGTTTTGCCATTATTGATGAGGATTTCACCACGCAAAAAGGCTTCAGGACCAAGACCGTAAAGTCCCTTTTTGGGATTAATGGTGTCTAATTGTATTTTACTAAATAGTTCACCTTTCCACATAACATCTTTCATGGCTGCAACACTAATAACATCTGCATAAGTATTGTTTTGTTGCGCTTTGGTGTTTGGTTTGCAGCTAAAACAAAGCGATATTAAAAGAATGAAGAGTGTTTTATTATTCAGCATAATAAAGAACTAACGATTTATAAACTCTATAATTTTTGGTGTAAGGGACGCATCTTTAAGACCATGGCCAAAACCTTCGGTTTCTATAAGCTCAGAGTTTTTATAGCGATTGGCAAATAAGAGTGCATCTTCAAAAGGAATAATTTTATCTTTTTTATCATGAATGATTAACCCTTCAGCTTCAATAGTCTTTGTGAAGTTGGCTGCAGAAAAATAATCTACAGGTTTCCCAAAACGTTCGTAAACGATATTGTCGAGGCCTTTAGAAATGCGTTTGTTATAACCCATCATAGATTTGTATCTAGAGAATACTCCACTAAAATGAGCTGGTGCACCAAGCGAAACAATCTTGTTTACAAAAGGTAAATTATAGTTGTGTAAACTGAAAATTGTTGCCATGCCACCTACGGAGTGACCAAGAATAACTTCGGGTTCAAACTTTTTTGCAACTACAGAAATACAATCGGCATATAAAACAGCATTAAATTGACGACCACTGGATTTTCCATGTGCAGGTGCATCTAAAGCAATAATATTGTACTCTTGAGCTTTTAAGTCATTGAGAATATAACTCCAACGCGATGCATTACTTTCCCATCCGTGAGCTAGTAAAATTGTTGGTCCATGACCTTGCCAATGGTATGTTGCAATGTTATATTCGTTGTGGGACAAGGTTTCAAATTTAGCAGAATCAACTATTGTTTCTTGGTTGTCTGTATAGCGACCTTTACGAGGTGAAGCAAACAGATGTAATGCCTTTTTTGAAGCGTATTTAGAAGAGATTAAGCTTGTAGCATTTAAAGCGTTACCGATAGATTTTATAACAAAACTACTCATTTTTACTCGTTTTCTCTGTTTACGGCTTCTATTGAAAATGCAGGTAAGCAAATAGCAATATATTCACAGGGTTGATCAAAAGGATTAGAATATTGAAGTCTTGTATTCTTCTCAACTTTAATAGATTGTCCTGCTTCTAAAACTATAGTTTCACCTTCTATGATAAACTGTTTTTTTCCTTTTATGATAAAGGTGTATTCATCAAATTCTGGTGTTTGAAAAGGTTCACTCCAGCCAGGAGGTGCAACCATGTGAGCAATACTTATTTCTGAATTGCCATCAGTTGCATTTCCAAAATGCTCTTTAATGATTTTACCGTCATCAGTTGGTACAACAAATGGTGAGTTTTGGATGGTGTATTTTTTCTCTTTCTTCAACGTTTTTCCTATTTCATACTGTTTACTGCGACTGAGTACTGGTTACTGAATACTAAATCACCAATGAATCATAAAGTACTTAATCTTTGCCTTTTCTGGTATTTGAATTGGATCAATAGTTGCGTCCATGTCAAATCTTAGACTGCTCGGTAATTCTTTTTTGTCAATAGTAAAAGACGCATTTATCTCATTAACAGAAACAACGACAGTATTGATAAGGTTATCAACTTTAGAAATTTTATAATTGTCTTTTATATCCTTAAAGGTACTTAATGTTGAGATGTTTTTTTCTGTTCTGTAGCGCTCATCGTTAATACGTACGCTAGAAATTACAGAAGTAGAGTCTAGTGCTTCTTTCGGTGATAAGTCTAAGAGTTTTTTACCGGTTTTATCAAATATTTCAATAACATTAACAGTACCTGCAAATTCATCGCCAGAAACATATTTTACAACAGAGTCATTGCTGAAAACAGCATCTAAATCTTTTACAGTTGTTGAGTCTGTTAGCAATCCTATATTATACTTTTTAACTAAAAAAGGGTCCATAGGTTTATCGTTAGAGCAACTTGTTATAAATACTGATGCAATTACAATTGCATAAAAAATGTTTTTCATCTGAGATTCAGGGTTTCTTATTTTAGCATTTTGGTTAATATTCCCAATACACTTCTAATTACTGTTGGACTAGAGAGTACTTTTACTATTGGGTTTTGTCTTGTACTTCGTCTTCTACTTGTACTGGCTTTGCGTTTACTTTCTGCCTTTTTTAAAGCTGCTTTTTCGGCTTCAGCTTTACGTTTGGCTTCTTCAGCTTCTGCTTGTTTTATTTTTTCGTTTAGCATTTCATAGGCACTCTCTCTATCAACCTCTTTATTATATTTTTGAGCTAATTTAGATTGTGCTAATAAACTACCAAGTTCACTTTCTTTTAAGATATCCATACGGCTCATTGGTGCGCGCATCATTGTAGCAGCAAGTGGTGTTGGTTTTCCTTTTTCGTTTAATGCCGAAACTAAAGCTTCACCAATTCCTAAGGAAGTTAAAACTTCTGCAGTATCGTAATATTCTGTGTCTGGGTAGTTTTGTGCAGTTAACTTTATTGCTTTTCGATCTTTAGCAGTAAAAGCACGTAAGGCATGTTGCACTTTTAAGCCTAATTGTCCAAGCACAGCTTCCGGAACATCTGTAGGATTTTGAGTTACAAAATACAAGCCAACTCCTTTACTACGTATGAGTTTTACTATACTTTCAATCTGGTTTAAAAGAGCATCTGAAGCCTCATTAAAAATCAAATGTGCTTCATCAATAAACATAATCAATTCTGGTCTTCCGCTATCTCCTTGTTCTGGGAAGGTAGAATAAATCTCAGCCAAAAGACTCAACATAAATGTTGAAAACAACTTTGGTTTATCCTGAATATCTGTTAGTCTGATAATGTTGATATAACCACGACCATTCTCATCTATTCTTAATAAATCTTGCGTATCAAAAGAGGTTTCACCAAAGAATAAATCACCACCTTGTTGTTCTATTTCAATAATTTTTCTCAGAATTGCTCCTGTTGACGCTGTAGAGATACGACCATAGGCTTCTTCGAATTCTTTTTTGCCGTCTCCAGTCGCATATTGTAAAATTTTCTTAAAATCTTTTAAATCTAAAAGCGGTAATTTATGATCGTCACAATATTTAAAGATAACAGATATAATTCCGGCTTGTGTTTCGGTAACACCTAATATTCTTGAAATAAGAACTGGTCCAAATTCACTAATAGTAGCTCTAAGTCTAACACCATCTTGTTCGGATAAGGTTAAAATTTCAACAGGAAAAGATTTAGGATCAAACGGAAGTCCTATTTTTTCGTGACGCTCGTCAATTTTTGGATGACCTGGACTTGCCTTTGCTAATCCACTTAAATCACCTTTTATATCCATTAATAAAACCGGTACACCTTTTTCAGAAAGATTTTCCGCTAACACCTGAAGTGTCTTTGTTTTTCCTGTACCTGTTGCTCCAGCAATGAGACCATGACGGTTCATTGTTTTTAAAGGAATATTAACAAAGGCATTTGTTTTAGTTTCGCCATCTAACATAGCAGCACCTAAGGTGATGTAATCTCCTTTAAAAGTGTTGCCAGAATTAATATCGTTTATGAATTTTTCAGAATTACGCATTGATCAGAAAATTTGCATAAAAATAGTGTAATTTTAATCAAGTATAAAATTGAATTCATTGCTAAAACACCAATCTGTCTAGTACTTTAGTACTATCAACAACAGAATACTGAAGACTTATTGATATATTTGCCGACTATGACGAGAAGAGAACGACAAGAATTAATAGATAAAGGACATCTGTTACCTTTAATGGAAGAGTTTTATACTATTCAAGGTGAAGGATATCATAAAGGTACTGCTGCATATTTTGTAAGAATTGGTGGTTGCGATGTAGGTTGCCACTGGTGCGATGTAAAGGAAAGTTGGCTAGCAGAGTTGCATCCACCTACTGAAACAGAAAAAATTGTAGCCAATGCTGTAAAGTATAGTAATACAATTGTTGTTACAGGAGGTGAACCACTAACTTGGGATATGGGACCACTAACTGAGCAGTTAAA belongs to Winogradskyella sp. J14-2 and includes:
- the ffh gene encoding signal recognition particle protein, producing MFNNLSDKLDKALHVLKGHGSITEVNVAETLKEVRRALLDADVNFKIAKEFTNKVKEKALGQNVLTTLQPGQLMVKIVKDELTELMGGDAEGINLSGNPSVILMSGLQGSGKTTFSGKLANYLKNKKTKKPLLVACDVYRPAAIDQLHVVGDQINVEVYSDKGNSDPVAIAQAGIAHAKANGHNVVIIDTAGRLAVDEAMMTEISNIHKAIQPQETLFVVDSMTGQDAVNTAKAFNDILNFDGVILTKLDGDTRGGAAISIKSVVNKPIKFIGTGEKMEAIDVFYPSRMADRILGMGDVVSLVERAQEQFDEEEARKLQKKIAKNQFGFDDFLKQIQQIKKMGNMKDLIGMIPGAGKMMKDIDIDDDAFKGIEAIIHSMTPAERANPSIINSSRKKRIGKGSGTSVQEVNQLLKQFTQMSKMMKMMQGGGGKRMMQMMKNMPR
- a CDS encoding bifunctional 5,10-methylenetetrahydrofolate dehydrogenase/5,10-methenyltetrahydrofolate cyclohydrolase; this translates as MTILDGRKTSNDIKNEIKAEVDKMKANGEKVPHLAAVIVGNDGASLTYVGSKVRACERVGFESTMVRLPNTTSEIELLDTIEDLNNNDDIDGFIIQLPLPPQINTRKVLMAVNPDKDVDGFHPTNFGKMALDMSTFIPATPFGILELLDRYGVETKGKHTVVIGRSHIVGRPMSILMGRKGFPGNSTVTLTHSHTKNITQITSQADIIISALGIPQFLKAEMVKDDAVIVDVGITRVPDESEKGYYITGDVDFENVSKKASFITPVPGGVGPMTIAMLLKNTLLAREQHRQK
- a CDS encoding TIGR02206 family membrane protein, whose product is MFLLLKDVSAGSLQHLLPIGIGIVFCISVILFAKRRLNFKNRSLLFKGLGVFVAGTILLNHAFLIIIGDYDYRNDLPLWICSFAGLLVPFFTFTRKFWMFEILLFWTLGGSIQGVITPNISEGFPSFEYFRYWITHIFMFSIVFYSIVIFKMWPNFKSPLKSIVALQIYVALIFLLNIVLKTNFFFLNAKPDFPSLLDYIADWPYYIFIIQLIIIPYFLLLYLPFYLLKKRRRKKITLQTTDSYP
- a CDS encoding VOC family protein; its protein translation is MMALSPFHLAIPVDDLAECRNFYTNILNFEEGRSSDHWVDYNFFGHQLVIHLKPKTKEDAHTNSVDGKDVPVPHFGVVLQWQAFQDFAELLKSKNIKFIIEPYIRFEGQVGEQATMFFKDPSGNALEFKAFRDMSQLFAT
- the rluF gene encoding 23S rRNA pseudouridine(2604) synthase RluF; this encodes MSNDLKRLNKYLSEAGYCSRREADRLIDAGRVTINDVVPEMGTKVAPDDVVKVDGDVIGQRKQDFVYLAFNKPVGIVCTTDTRVEKDNIIDYINYPKRIFPIGRLDKPSEGLILLTDDGDIVNKILRASNNHEKEYIVAVDKPISQTFIQRMAGGIYIEELKQRTKKCVVKKIDKHTFSIILTQGLNRQIRRMCEYLNYEVQTLKRVRIMNIKLDIPIGKYRELTKEEFKTLSELISDSKKTFQPNQRRTRKN
- a CDS encoding acetolactate decarboxylase; protein product: MLNNKTLFILLISLCFSCKPNTKAQQNNTYADVISVAAMKDVMWKGELFSKIQLDTINPKKGLYGLGPEAFLRGEILINNGKTYVSKVLTDTTMTVKKIPDAEAPFFVYAHVNEWNKIRLPSTLKSIKDLETFIDSKTKDKKRPFAFKLEGDISKATIHIQNLPEGTKVSSPKEAHQGQTNYELDNESVEIIGFFSTEHQGVFTHHDSFLHMHLITKDETKMGHLDSVVFDEMTLLLPKS
- a CDS encoding alpha/beta hydrolase — translated: MSSFVIKSIGNALNATSLISSKYASKKALHLFASPRKGRYTDNQETIVDSAKFETLSHNEYNIATYHWQGHGPTILLAHGWESNASRWSYILNDLKAQEYNIIALDAPAHGKSSGRQFNAVLYADCISVVAKKFEPEVILGHSVGGMATIFSLHNYNLPFVNKIVSLGAPAHFSGVFSRYKSMMGYNKRISKGLDNIVYERFGKPVDYFSAANFTKTIEAEGLIIHDKKDKIIPFEDALLFANRYKNSELIETEGFGHGLKDASLTPKIIEFINR
- a CDS encoding cupin domain-containing protein; amino-acid sequence: MKKEKKYTIQNSPFVVPTDDGKIIKEHFGNATDGNSEISIAHMVAPPGWSEPFQTPEFDEYTFIIKGKKQFIIEGETIVLEAGQSIKVEKNTRLQYSNPFDQPCEYIAICLPAFSIEAVNRENE
- a CDS encoding helicase HerA-like domain-containing protein produces the protein MRNSEKFINDINSGNTFKGDYITLGAAMLDGETKTNAFVNIPLKTMNRHGLIAGATGTGKTKTLQVLAENLSEKGVPVLLMDIKGDLSGLAKASPGHPKIDERHEKIGLPFDPKSFPVEILTLSEQDGVRLRATISEFGPVLISRILGVTETQAGIISVIFKYCDDHKLPLLDLKDFKKILQYATGDGKKEFEEAYGRISTASTGAILRKIIEIEQQGGDLFFGETSFDTQDLLRIDENGRGYINIIRLTDIQDKPKLFSTFMLSLLAEIYSTFPEQGDSGRPELIMFIDEAHLIFNEASDALLNQIESIVKLIRSKGVGLYFVTQNPTDVPEAVLGQLGLKVQHALRAFTAKDRKAIKLTAQNYPDTEYYDTAEVLTSLGIGEALVSALNEKGKPTPLAATMMRAPMSRMDILKESELGSLLAQSKLAQKYNKEVDRESAYEMLNEKIKQAEAEEAKRKAEAEKAALKKAESKRKASTSRRRSTRQNPIVKVLSSPTVIRSVLGILTKMLK